From one Candidatus Reconcilbacillus cellulovorans genomic stretch:
- a CDS encoding sugar kinase has product MSGLERLRGRIPDERAKRVYAYVLERSVASRAELAEACRLTPSTLTRLLADLVRNGLLEEAGEGESSGGRKPLLYRINPRYAFVFGLEISRLVSRLALFDMALRRIAHRSWPMTADMTPDRLFDEAATAAKGMLEACGLAAGDVLGCGVAAVGPLDRKTGVMLRPLHFPAPGWSDVPVVERLERLLGVPVVLDNGANAALLGEWWFDPDRSARHLLYVHVGAGIRSAMMADGDIVYGAVDTEGTAGQIVIRADGIPPRVPGGNYGALESYVSVPALEERARAGLKEGRDSVMAELAPGGDPEQVRLEHVLEAVRSGDPFAVELLTQAATDFGIGLANMLNVLHPEKVILGGPLATGHPIFFRTAVRVARAKTYYDAVCPVAFAVGRLGEEAQATGAAALVIRAMIGRDR; this is encoded by the coding sequence ATGTCGGGCCTAGAACGATTGCGCGGCAGAATCCCCGATGAGCGTGCCAAACGGGTGTACGCTTACGTCCTGGAGCGATCCGTCGCTTCGCGTGCCGAACTAGCCGAGGCGTGCCGGCTGACGCCGAGCACGCTGACGCGTCTTTTGGCCGATCTCGTCAGAAACGGTCTGCTGGAAGAAGCGGGTGAAGGCGAATCGAGCGGCGGCCGAAAACCGCTGCTCTACCGGATCAATCCGCGCTACGCGTTCGTGTTTGGGCTGGAAATTTCCCGGCTTGTCTCGCGGCTGGCACTGTTCGACATGGCGCTGCGCCGGATTGCGCACCGGTCGTGGCCGATGACGGCGGACATGACGCCGGATCGGCTGTTCGACGAGGCGGCGACGGCCGCAAAGGGAATGTTGGAAGCGTGCGGACTTGCGGCCGGCGACGTGCTCGGCTGCGGCGTCGCGGCGGTCGGACCGCTCGACCGCAAGACCGGCGTCATGTTGCGTCCGCTTCATTTTCCGGCGCCGGGTTGGTCCGATGTGCCGGTCGTCGAGCGGCTCGAGCGCCTGCTCGGCGTTCCGGTCGTGTTAGACAACGGGGCGAACGCGGCGCTTCTCGGCGAGTGGTGGTTCGATCCCGACCGTTCGGCGCGGCATCTCTTGTACGTGCACGTCGGCGCCGGCATCCGGTCGGCGATGATGGCGGACGGCGACATCGTGTACGGCGCCGTCGATACGGAGGGTACGGCGGGCCAGATCGTCATCCGTGCCGACGGCATCCCGCCGCGTGTGCCCGGCGGCAATTACGGCGCGCTCGAATCGTACGTGTCGGTACCGGCGCTGGAGGAACGGGCGCGTGCCGGCCTGAAGGAAGGCCGCGACAGCGTCATGGCCGAACTGGCGCCCGGCGGCGATCCGGAACAGGTGCGGCTCGAGCATGTGCTGGAGGCGGTCCGCAGCGGCGATCCGTTCGCCGTCGAGCTGTTGACGCAGGCGGCGACCGATTTCGGCATCGGGCTGGCCAACATGTTGAACGTGCTTCACCCGGAAAAGGTGATTCTCGGCGGGCCGCTCGCGACGGGCCATCCGATCTTCTTCCGGACGGCAGTCCGCGTGGCGCGGGCGAAGACGTATTACGACGCCGTCTGCCCGGTGGCGTTCGCCGTCGGCCGGCTCGGCGAGGAGGCGCAGGCGACCGGAGCGGCGGCGCTCGTCATTCGCGCGATGATCGGGAGGGATCGTTGA